Part of the Engraulis encrasicolus isolate BLACKSEA-1 chromosome 1, IST_EnEncr_1.0, whole genome shotgun sequence genome, CGTATGTTTTATGTCTATGTCAGCACTGTctctgtattatttatttttgtctaTAGCCTATATGTACTCTTAGATTCCATGTTTTGTCTGTATCACGTGTCTTGTACCCTACTATATGTAAGGACACCCATCTTTCTTTTAAACGGCAAAAACAGTTTACCTACGGGTACTAATaaagtaaactgaactgaactagtTAGGTCGTCTTTTCACTGGCTATCAAAATGTTCTGTACATGGTGGGGCGGTGCTCAGTACTATGAGGCTACAACGTCTGTGTCTCACCCCGTTGATGCTACGGCTCTCTCCGTACATGTCCTTGTCATCAGGGGTCCTCATGTGACGCCTGCTCTTGTCATCCTCAGGGACCTCCTtatcgtaaacacacacacacacacacacacacacacacagacacgcacgcacactcacacacacacacacacacacacaaattaggctTGCACGTGCAATCTAGAGTATAGGCAGTATTTGATtggattctctctttctctctctctctctctctctctctctctctctctctctctctctctctctccaaaataaTATCTCACCTCAAGGAGGCTGACTGCATCTCCCAAGCACCCGTCTTCAGTCTTCACTAGAGaggacacgctctctctctcaacctggtCCCCctcacactgaaaacacacacacacacaccttactgttTTAGCGCTATCATCTCATAAAAATACataggtgttcctgcacagtttgtCTCCCTTGGGgcacgaacctgccacctcgtcaactacatcagttcggcaatgggagtcacagtgtGAGTGCGCTGAGATAAAGGGCCGGTTCCAATAGCCCGATAGATTCTGGGCATAGGGGCATCGtcagaggctagacccactcgcagggcaggcaaaaataattttggccgctggtgggtgaggctagtttactaggctagctaTGTATGTGACCAATGCACAATACTTGCATGCTTGCATTACCGTGAGGTAACAACTGCTGGTCCTGTAGTAGTCAGGGAGCCCCGTGTTCACACTGCTGGTCTCAATGAAACACTGCAGCTCATCATGCGTCCAGCACTGCACCACTCCATTCACTGGAGGAGGGTGATCCTTTAGCTGcaaagcatgcacgcgcacacacgcatgcgcgcacacgcacgtacacacacacacacacacatgaacaaggaaagggagaggagggcgGATGGGGGCATCAGCTTCTTACCATGGAACACTACAAAGTCAAGTTGGGTAAGTATGTGAATTTAAAACTgaggaaaaaataaacaaaaaatatataacataTAACAGTGGTTATGATTTTACACAAtataggtaggcctaatgattttAATATAGCAGGAGGAAGCAACAGCAGTTAGAAAGTCAATTGCTGATATACAATATTTTGGCTTTGTTGGGTAAATGGTATGTTGGTCATATTTCAAGTTGGATATGGTAGAaataaagaagaatgtccgcacactgctcccgtgttgctttttttattGTTCTCAAGTTGGATATGGTGTCATCTGATCTAGGCAGGTGAGTGTATGATCTGCCCAGTGTGGGAGCTACTGTCTGTCGGGGACTTTATTTCAGTAGCGGTTCTTACCTGGGTGGGGAATCCACAGATGGGGCTGGAGAGGGAGATATCGCTGAGGGATTCTCCACTCACACTCTCCAGCTCCATAACCTACACAAATGGGCTAAAACAAatcaagcaaacaaacaagcaaaataaATAGAGAAATACAAACAACTTATCATACAtagcagcagggccgctgacagctttggctgggcccaggacaaagtcagtggtgtagtctacgtagaacgcgggtatacggagtatacccacttctaaatttcagggatttcagtatactcacttaaaattgattgatccattgttttgaatagcacaaatatatacagtatacccacttcaaaaaatgctcaaatatacagtatacccaccatgaaaaaggagactacaccactggacaaagtcatctgaaaaggtccccccacccaatacatttaaaggacaagtccagttttttgaacattaaggccattttctgagtggtctgcaatgttttagagtccccctcaccgtttatttcatgtttgctgcagtctctgttatttggctgatttggacttgatctcaaccagctttagaatggccatctatgagcacctgcaactctgttcttaaaatcaccttaaacatttattttcaaaagtctacagctcacaaagtggttaggggtgttcactatcagtccctaacaagtttcaaggcgaaatatggcttctgtcattttttatttgccattttgtgaaagaaagtgaaagtgaaagtgaaacttaatttacaaattgctacataaaacacacataaaacacgacagatgtcatatttcgctacaaaaattgttaaagaacaccagtgaatactgctgaacacttggtgagttgcatattcttgaaaacaaatgttaaaggtgattttaagaacagagttgcaggtgcccatagacggccattctaaagctggttgagatcaaatccaaatcagccaaataacagagactgcagcaaacatgaaataaacggcgagggggactctaaaacattgcagaccactcagaaaatggccttaatgttaaaaaaactggacttgtCCTTTAAATGTTAATGAGGACCGAAATATGGGCCgctctctccccgggcccgggacaacagacccctttgtccccccgtgtcggcttccctgcatagcAGTCTACTGTTCGTTCAAAAATTAGCAAAACTGAAAATTGATCTAGTTGGCCTACCGTCTATTTTTGTTAACTGTGTCGCCACCTGCAGGTCATCCCAGTGCCTGCCAAGTTGTAGCATACAAATCTTCCATGTTTCCCAATAATGATCTAAGCTTACTAACTTCAGTACTGAAATATAAATCAAAACCTTCTGCCAACAACTGAAAGAAAATAGGCGTTGTCTAGGATGTTGCCCAGGGGTGGGCAGGAACCGAGGGACCACTTAAAAAatatccaagggccgtaaaagttgtCCAATGTCCGCACTATGAACAAACAGATTTCCCCATGCAtttaagcctatattgaaggcaatcacctttaataggcctaccccaccttctctaggtcccctggattgaacttaattgtattgcaaatgtaataatttctttctttaaaaaatatgtaatatttcatgtgcagctgcataacattaaaagtacATGTAATAAACGACCGTCGACAGGAGTTCCCCACCCGTTTTGGCTACTGCGCCATACAATTCTGCGCCATACAATAGTCCGCCACTGACATTATTTCTCCCCATAAGCAATAATAATGGGGAAATACCAAAGGTAGGCCCTGCAGCTACGTGAGTAAACTTTTTGATAAAACACAACTGATGGACTAACCTAATCAGATGGCACAAACGCGAAAAGCGCACGTGAGAGGACTCCGCGGTGCCACAATCCAGGGAGGCATGCAGACGAGCGTAATTGATTAACTCGGCAGTAATGTGCTTtagcaacaaaaaacaacagtaacgAAAGTTGGGTAGAGAATCTGTCGCTCTAACAGACTACAAGTGAAAGAACTAAGAACAGCAGGCTGCATCCATCGATTGGAACTTTATTAGCAGGGTCATTCTCTACCACTCTATGACGAGGTCACGACGATAAATTCTAAATTGTTCTAAATTGACGTTCTAAATTGCTGGGTATGAAAAATAGCCTATGCCTAGACTAGCCTATATTATTCTGCAGTCCAAAAATGAATAGGCCCCAGCCCCAATAGGCCTAGATGCAGTTCACTAACATAATGTTGACCTCTGACTGGCTATGGAAGTCAAGGTGGTTACTGTACATTGGCCTACAGGCTACAGGCCTACAATGTACGTGTACATTTTGCTATTTTATTTGCTACGTTATTAATTGGTTTTCATGTGAAAAATTCACAACATTGAATTGTGCAGTTTGTGTACTTTTGCACATGTTGATGCATATTTGTATTACTTGACAAACAGTTAAAAACGTGTTTATTATTTCTTTGTAGCCTATGTTTACATGTATcattctatgcgtttacatgagacacttaagtccgatttaactgactttaaatctgattaaaacttaattccactctaagaatatcatgtaaacacttaggCTAccaaacaggatttaagtttattccgatttaaacttaagtccgattaaagtgggtggtttattcctcttttaaatccgattaaacacgttcccctgtcatgtaaccttttattcagaattacaataaatccggtcgttccacgcatgctcgttggccacacggCGCCAAGACCCCGTGCTCTTTGATTCAGTGAGAAAACATGGCGGACTTCTGGTCCACTtcctacatgaaagttttgcttaatttaaagtccctaagcgactatacatgttgtggcttccatatattgatgtaaaagtgccccacgaagtgatgaagcacaacaaagttactccacattaccatttgaccactcgtttttctatgctaacagggtagctaatgtagcattgtaaatgatccagggagaaaggggtaaatgttgtgatttcagtccgcctgaggcaacgactttcgtggggaagatgacctgcttctcggtggcattggaccacgcccccgtgccttatttggctcgctcagcacgtgtgtcctcagtccaatcaCAATGCTTTCTGTTTCCCAGAGGCTTAATCACATTTACAGTAATAGTCTGGAGGGAATTTGTGGATTTTCATAACAATTGTTCACTttgtgacaagtttctgattttttGCAGGGTGTTAGGTATGGGCctaaggtttccaaaaatcattggaggcaagttggcggcgccccctattggccggtatccattactttcaaaatggcccctgctgaaaagaaaacgggttgtatcctgccttattatggtctgaaaatgttgttgcagcttttcccatttcactaaataaaatgattgttaTGTAAACACCATATTACTATTTGAAGGTAATTTCTTGAGAAATACCTGGTCATGGTCAATTT contains:
- the LOC134464948 gene encoding uncharacterized protein LOC134464948 isoform X5; its protein translation is MELESVSGESLSDISLSSPICGFPTQLKDHPPPVNGVVQCWTHDELQCFIETSSVNTGLPDYYRTSSCYLTCEGDQVERESVSSLVKTEDGCLGDAVSLLEVPEDDKSRRHMRTPDDKDMYGESRSINGEMEKCTRHQLYLQQRLQHEEEEEEEEEEEVFPRTSHLGNFLRTLGMRLRKRRTLKRFLCCFPACSSRVSPA
- the LOC134464948 gene encoding uncharacterized protein LOC134464948 isoform X3, whose product is MELESVSGESLSDISLSSPICGFPTQLKDHPPPVNGVVQCWTHDELQCFIETSSVNTGLPDYYRTSSCYLTCEGDQVERESVSSLVKTEDGCLGDAVSLLEEVPEDDKSRRHMRTPDDKDMYGESRSINGISDVPKQPCRPLPLKRVSQCWEGALETEAAIVYYASDARESWWREENSRCTDRVEELLTQPDHCMEVPLLLSGMFLSCVSCLKLTPGAWHRQA
- the LOC134464948 gene encoding uncharacterized protein LOC134464948 isoform X4, translated to MELESVSGESLSDISLSSPICGFPTQLKDHPPPVNGVVQCWTHDELQCFIETSSVNTGLPDYYRTSSCYLTCEGDQVERESVSSLVKTEDGCLGDAVSLLEEVPEDDKSRRHMRTPDDKDMYGESRSINGEMEKCTRHQLYLQQRLQHEEEEEEEEEEEVFPRTSHLGNFLRTLGMRLRKRRTLKRFLCCFPACSSRVSPA